A stretch of the Euleptes europaea isolate rEulEur1 chromosome 14, rEulEur1.hap1, whole genome shotgun sequence genome encodes the following:
- the SEMA4C gene encoding semaphorin-4C, translating into MATGPLGLCLLATVALIVDASVSNWWNLVPRKTVPYKELKDVTKHFSKAGVFDYTTLTLDHAKGLLYVGAREAIFALSTSTVELKEAIFWEAPAEKKAECIQKGKSNQTDCFNYIRFLQTYNSSHMYTCGTYAFQPKCAYIDLASFSLDRLSFEDGKGKCPYDPAKGHTGLIVDGDLYSATLNNFLGTEPVILRNLGLRSSVKTEYLPTWLNEPHFVGSAYIQESLGSENGDDDKVYFFFSERALEYDCDTEHLVARVARVCKGDLGGARTLQKKWTTFLKARLVCSIPEQQLHFNRIQGSYTLTGDYWRDTSFFGVFQARWGGVDVSAVCQYQIEDVQKVFEGPYKEYREQSQKWGRYSDQVPTPRPGSCITGWHRHNNFHTSMELPDNTLNFAKKHPLMDEVVAPQGNRPLLVKKDANFTQLVVERVHGLDGKAYEVLFVGTDNGWLHKSVMLPSGIHLIEELQIFDHAQPVKSLVLSPQKRVLFAGSHSQVTQLPVADCSKYHSCADCILAKDPYCAWSRNGSSCVRIDTYDGSSMLFQDLGVQPAICSPMRAVRPAAKIIAKNITVMAGTDLVLPCRLTSNLAKSRWTFNGQELLEEQTSVLYDSHLQALIILGASPRHTGTYRCSQVEERNELMVEGYAVVVVSGPALSLEARAPLENLGVVWMVVIALAAVCLVLLLVVLSLRRRLKEELEKGSKAIESTLVYPIELPKESKSPTFIPSTTSDSDEKLWDPASYYYSDGSLKIVPGHAVCQNGGTTPSPTANGIPGQPLQSPPLHSPNRINLGNIRGSSSNGYIRLNLGAEERPDYSDLAEELRRKLKQRQALPDSNPEESSV; encoded by the exons AACTGAAGGACGTGACAAAGCATTTTTCCAAGGCAGGGGTGTTTGACTATACAACATTGACGTTGGATCACGCCAAAGGACTTCTCTACGTCGGGGCTCGGGAAGCCATTTTTGCCCTAAGCACCAGCACTGTGGAGCTCAAGGAAGCG ATCTTCTGGGAGGCTCCAGCAGAGAAGAAAGCAGAGTGCATCCAGAAGGGCAAAAGTAACCAG ACCGACTGCTTCAACTACATCCGTTTCCTGCAGACCTACAATAGCTCTCACATGTACACCTGTGGCACTTATGCATTCCAGCCCAAATGCGCCTACATT GATCTGGCCAGTTTCTCTCTCGACAGGCTGTCATTTGAAGATGGAAAGGGAAAGTGTCCCTATGACCCAGCTAAGGGACACACAGGCCTCATTGTGG ATGGAGATCTGTACTCGGCAACGCTCAACAACTTTCTGGGCACCGAGCCTGTGATCCTGCGCAACTTGGGCTTGCGCTCTTCGGTCAAGACGGAGTACTTGCCTACCTGGCTCAATG AACCCCACTTTGTGGGCTCGGCTTACATCCAGGAGAGTCTAGGAAGCGAGAACGGTGATGACGACAAGGTCTACTTCTTCTTCAGCGAGCGGGCCTTGGAGTACGACTGTGACACAGAGCACCTGGTAGCCCGGGTAGCCAGAGTCTGCAAG GGGGACTTGGGTGGAGCCCGCACGCTGCAGAAGAAATGGACGACGTTTTTGAAGGCACGGCTGGTGTGCTCCATTCCAGAGCAGCAACTCCATTTCAACCGGATTCAGGGGTCCTACACGCTGACCGGGGACTACTGGCGTGACACCAGCTTCTTTGGGGTCTTCCAAGCGCGCTG GGGAGGAGTGGATGTTTCTGCTGTCTGCCAATACCAGATTGAGGATGTGCAGAAGGTGTTTGAAGGACCCTACAAGGAGTACAGGGAGCAATCCCAGAAGTGGGGTCGATACTCAGACCAAGTGCCAACTCCTCGGCCTGGATCT TGTATCACTGGTTGGCACCGGCACAACAACTTCCACACATCCATGGAGCTGCCGGACAACACCCTCAACTTTGCCAAGAAGCACCCGCTGATGGACGAGGTGGTGGCGCCCCAAGGGAACCGGCCCTTGCTGGTCAAGAAGGATGCCAACTTCACCCAGTTGGTGGTAGAGCGGGTGCACGGCCTGGATGGCAAAGCCTATGAAGTGCTGTTTGTTGGGACAG ATAATGGCTGGTTGCACAAATCTGTGATGTTGCCCTCGGGTATCCATCTTATTGAAGAGCTACAGATCTTTGACCATGCCCAGCCTGTCAAGAGCCTAGTGCTATCCCCGCAGAAG AGGGTGCTGTTTGCCGGTTCCCACTCCCAAGTTACCCAGCTTCCTGTGGCTGATTGCAGCAAGTACCACTCTTGTGCCGACTGTATCCTTGCCAAGGACCCCTACTGTGCCTGGAGCAGGAATGGTAGTTCCTGTGTTCGCATTGACACCTATGACGG GTCCTCGATGCTCTTCCAGGATTTGGGAGTGCAGCCAGCAATCTGCAGCCCCATGCGGGCGGTCAGACCAG CAGCCAAGATAATTGCCAAGAATATCACAGTGATGGCGGGCACAGACCTAGTGCTTCCTTGCCGCCTCACCTCCAACCTGGCCAAGTCCCGCTGGACCTTCAATGGGCAGGAGCTGCTTGAAGAGCAGACCTCTGTGTTGTATGACTCCCATCTCCAGGCCCTGATCATCTTGGGTGCCAGCCCAAGGCACACTGGTACATACAGGTGCTCTCAGGTGGAAGAGCGGAACGAACTGATGGTGGAAGGCTATGCGGTAGTGGTGGTCTCTGGCCCGGCCCTGTCGCTGGAGGCACGGGCTCCACTGGAGAACTTAGGCGTGGTATGGATGGTGGTGATTGCTCTGGCAGCCGTGTGTTTGGTGCTTCTGCTGGTGGTGTTATCCTTGAGGCGCAGACTGAAggaggagcttgagaagggctCCAAAGCTATCGAGAGCACTCTGGTCTACCCCATCGAGCTGCCCAAGGAGTCCAAGAGCCCCACCTTCATCCCCAGCACCACCTCAGACTCTGACGAGAAGCTGTGGGACCCAGCCAGCTACTACTACTCGGACGGCTCCCTTAAGATCGTGCCGGGCCATGCTGTGTGCCAGAATGGGGGCACCACCCCTTCTCCCACCGCCAATGGCATCCCTGGCCAACCACTCCAGTCCCCGCCCCTCCACTCGCCCAATCGCATCAACCTGGGCAACATCCGAGGCTCTTCTTCCAATGGCTACATCCGCCTCAACCTTGGTGCCGAAGAGCGGCCAGACTACAGCGACCTTGCCGAGGAGCTGCGCCGCAAACTCAAACAAAGGCAGGCTCTGCCTGACTCCAACCCTGAGGAATCGTCAGTATGA